The genomic region ccctgaaccctaaactctagatccctaaatcctaaaccctcgACCATAAACatagtgaaccgaaattaatacacggGACGAACCGAAAGtttgaaacacactgaacccctgtacactgaaccctgaactcataaatcctaaaccctaaaaccctaaaccctaaaatcctatcgtcattcttttgttgttgatcTGCATTGCCTCCATCATTCTCCTTTGGTCGCGTTCATCTTCTCGTTTTCTTATTTCGATATGGTTGTAtttatcttcttcctattcttcttcattttcttcttcgatctgtacttctgaatcgaaacaataaatgactcaacTTCAAATCAGGAGAGCAATTTGGATtactcttctgaaacgaatcaaactgacaaagtttggattattcaattttgaatcgaattgaatggaatgcaattgctaatttaaattgaattaaatggacggaggtgtactgaattgaattgaattgataatatgtaaattgtgggcagagttatttgaatttgattttatataatgggtTATGTTtcattcactcagtactatacaattgtttcaccatgagtactgtgttcagttcattctgcagaaaactgtttgaatttaattttatataatggattatgtttcgttcactcagtactatacaattgtattgtgttcggttcactatgagtactgtgttcggttcaccatgagtactgtgttcggttcattctgcactattcaaaactcttcttcctcatcttctactgcttcttcaccagagagaaggagaaaaagacaaaaaaatacagcagcaacaacaacaaaagaatgacgataaggaaaaaatacgtgaagaagaaggaacgcgaaaaaggagaagaaggaggagaaggaggaacgcgaagaagaaggcgaagaagaagaagacgctccgtgcgtaaacgagcgtgaggaggaggaggaggaggaggaggaggaggtttaCGTTGCAGCAGAAGGTTTACGTTgagcaaaaatttaggttgtagCACGTTATATATAGCGCGTGTATGATAAATGAGTGAGGGGTGGGGACGCGCGTGTGGAGGAAATTACTTGGTTAACAACCATGTAAAAAAATACATAGATGTAGAGCTTTTTCgttaataatataatttatattaattttttttattaacagaAATACTTTAAAATATTGTTTAAAGATATTTTTGTGAGGTTGCATTATTGCATGAGCATAATTTTAACACGagtttaactaaaaaaattatttttttcaatttataccagctaattttttaaattcttttttattttagattttatatCTTAATgcaaaattctttaaaaattgtgagttaaaaaaaaataattttacgataaaatatttaattaaaaattaattttctatatttattcTTTTNNNNNNNNNNNNNNNNNNNNNNNNNNNNNNNNNNNNNNNNNNNNNNNNNNNNNNNNNNNNNNNNNNNNNNNNNNNNNNNNNNNNNNNNNNNNNNNNNNNNNNNNNNNNNNNNNNNNNNNNNNNNNNNNNNNNNNNNNNNAGTTTGTCAACTTTATTTAAGGCACATTTACATATTGTTAAATTTCACTAACATTTTATCCGTATGTCTAAATATGAGATATTGACATTGACTATACATCAGcaagcatttttttttttttaaatattttcactTCTTTCCctttattattattcttctaaTACGCTTCATatatcactgatgagcggatattttatacgctttttggggataatttcatatagtttagagtatgtttgagttagtttttagtctatttttattagtttttaggaaaaattcatatttctggactttactatgagttgtgtgtttttctgtaatttcaggtatttttctggctgaaattgaaggagttgagcaaaaatctgattcaggctgaaaaaggactgctgatgctgttggattctgacctccctgcactcaaagtggattttctggttacatgtccatctggagtgtttgcttatagaaggatgccatttgggctatgtaatgtgcctgcaaccttccagagatgcatgctctctattttctctgacatggtggaaaaatttctggaagtcttcatggatgacttctcagtatatggagactcattcagctcctgNNagaatcaagcactatcttgaaggcaatgttgagcaagagtgctcaaggttgaagctagattaaaagctcagcaaggtccagctaaggacattaaagaagcgcttgttgggaggcaacccaatttttatttattttcatggtttttcatgttttattcgGTCCATGATCaagtggagtcacaaaataaatattaaaaattgaaaatggaataaaaaacaagcagaagaaaaatcacaccctggaggaagcagttgtctggcgttcaacgccagaacagagcatggttctggcgctgaacgcccaaaatgggcaacatcctggcgctgaacgcccagaacaagcatgattctggcgttcaacgccagaaatggctagtaaatgggcgttgaacgcccaaaatgggcaccaacctggcgctgaacgcccagagttgtgtgcaagggcattttgtatgcctaaattggtgcagggatgtaaatgccttgacacctcaagatctgtggacctcacaagatcatttcaagatctgtggaccccacaggacccccaccttccctcctcataatcctagtttttttttccacatcttcttctttatctattccctcttcttttgctcgagggcgagcaacattctaagtttggtgtggtaaaacgattatgtgaaggatctatagctcagtggtagaacatgtggctgcaaatcaaagagatacctcaggggatgcactttcctccacataattattggaagcaactgaggatagaaataccaaaaatcactaggaatcaagccacaaaggcaaggaagagacataaaagagctNNNNNNNNNNNNNNNNNNNNNNNNNNNNNNNNNNNNNNNNNNNNNNNNNNNNNNNNNNNNNNNNNNNNNNNNNNNNNNNNNNNNNNNNNNNNNNNNNNNNNNNNNNNNNNNNNNNNNNNNNNNNNNNNNNNNNNNNNNNNNNNNNNNNNNNNNNNNNNNNNNNNNNNNNNNNNNNNNNNNNNNNNNNNNNNNNNNNAATAGATAGGTTAATAATATAATacttttaataatataattaatagtGGATATTAAATATATCTATATTAATTAGACAGGTTTAACACACTACATTTTGACTCATCAGCAATGAGTTTAAGTCTTAGTTAAATAGTTTTTACTTTGATCATCATGGATTTTGAGGTAATAATAATATTGTTAAACCTGATGAAATTTTTGTTAGATCTAGCCCTAATAATGTTATAAACGTTACTTGATACattatatctttttcattaaGATACAACTTGATCATCACATCATGCACTTGAAGTTTTGTGATGAGAgttcaaataatggaaatatattgacactttttcttctccttcatgcaagaaaaattaaaagttgTCAAACCTCGGATAAGTTTGCATCAAAAGAAGTGATGGAAAAAAAAGAATGCCATGCATTTTCTTGTCTTCACGGAACTTGTTTTACTTTTGACTTCATGAGATCTCCATTAATGAACAGCCTGAGCAGTATATTTATCTTCAACTCATCCTTATCCAAAGATATTGCTTGGTATAATTGAAAACAAAACTTTATttgtataaattaaataaatttatgcaaacatttaaaaaaatatttaagaaaacAATTTGATTAGATGacaatataaaatttattatattaactTAGGGatataagtacttttttcgtccttaAGATTTTGGTCCAAAATTAAAATCGTCTccgacctttttttcttattaaaatcatcctcaacgttacaaaatgtTAAAAAATCGTCCTTTTGTCCAGGAAAAATATTTTGTGGACAATTTTATCCTtacataaaaatttaattgatgtggtgtcatttgatCCACCAATCCCGTTCAGACAATAACAACGAGTCGGAATCATCTTCATCCCCTGCCTTCGAGTCCACATCATTCTTCCTCACCCGATTCTCGAACCTCAAATCCTCCATCGAATCCCAACTCATTCACTCCCATCACAGCTCAAACACCATTTCGAGCAAATCTCAGCATCAATCTTCCATTTGGAGAAGCTTGTTGCAGAAAATTCCTACTTCCTTCCCTCTTACGACGTTCGATCCTCCCTCAAAACCATCGCTGATTTGAAACACACACTAGAAACCCTCATCTCCCAGCTTTTCCCTAAGAAGAAGTTCTCCTTCAAGAACAAGGATGCCACCAAAATAGACACTACCAACAACAACACTGTTACTCCACAAGAACCCAAACAGTCCCTACCTCTCAATCGCGACTCCCCGGGGTTCAGGAACAAATTCGACGAGCTTTTGGTGGGTGATTTTAGGGGATCGGAGGTTGGAAAATTCACGGTGTCTGATCTCAATTCCTGCGAGGTTAGGATAATTGGTTGTGTGAGTACACTATTCATTCACAGGTTGAAGGATTCTAGGGTTTACGTTGGGCCCGTGATGAGTTCAGTCCTCATCGAGGACGTTGAGGGCTGCGTTTTTGCCATGGCGTCACATCAGATTCGGATCCACGCTGCAACAAGGAGCGATTTTTACCTGAAAGTTAGGAGCAGGCCCATAATCGAGGATAGTAATGGGGTGAGGTTTGCGTCGTACTGCTTGCGCTACGAAGGGATCAAAGAGGATCTTCGTGGTGCTGGTCTTGATGCAGAAACTGGGAATTGGGGGAATGTGGACGATTTCAAGTGGTTGAGGGCGGTGCAATCTCCAAATTGGTTGATTTTGCCGGAGAATGTAAGTGTTGGAATCGTTGATATATTCAATTTGGAAAATGGGAAGAAGGACGgaactgatgatgatgatgggatGGGATGGGATTTGGGATGGAGGGTCAAAGAGTAGGAGAAAGGGAATTGGGGGTGGGTTTGGGGAGAGACGAAGAGATGCTGGGTGTGGGGTGGGGtgggattttattttttaatattatttttattaatagttaagggtaatttggttaaaaaatataattgaagtagaaaaggacgatttgataacgttttgtaatgttagggatgattttaataagaaaaaaaggttagggacgattttgattttgacctcaaACCTTAGAGACGAAAAAAATACTTATCTCTAAAACTTATTACTAGATGTATAATCTTTAACTGCGATGGAAGTTTTAAGTGATAAAGGAATTAGTCACTATTGGCCACtttttattaatagttaaggataatttggtcaaaaaaatataattgaagtagaaaaggacgatttgataacgttttgtaatgttagggatgattttaataagaaaaaaaggttagggacgattttgattttgacctcaaACCTTAGAGACGAAAAAAATACTTATCTCTAAAACTTATTACTAGATGTATAATCTTTAACTGCGATGGAAGTTTTAAGTGATAAAGGAATTAGTCACTATTGGCCACGATAAACACCATGATatagacaaaaaaaatatatatatNNNNNNNNNNNNNNNNNNNNNNNNNNNNNNNNNNNNNNNNNNNNNNNNNNNNNNNNNNNNNNNNNNNNNNNNNNNNNNNNNNNNNNNNNNNNNNNNNNNNNNNNNNNNNNNNNNNNNNNNNNNNNNNNNNNNNNNNNNNNNNNNNNNNNNNNNNNNCTAGCCTTCGTTATGCATAAGTCCTACTACATTAATTCAAGAAAAAATTAATATTCATTCTTTTATTTTACCAATTATTCACCTTACCCCTTAGAAGAAGTTCATCCATATGGTTGTATATGGGGATGATAAAAAAACTCAGAAACTCCGAATTTTTTATATCCACAAATTTCCACAGGAATGGAATCTGCTTTCGTGGATAAATAGGAATAAATGAGGTAGAGATTGAGATATCATGTACTTTAGAGATTGGCAAAATTTTTGCGAAGAAAATATACTTAAGTTAAATGCAATCCTAATNNNNNNNNNNNNNNNNNNNNNNNNNNNNNNNNNNNNNNNNNNNNNNNNNNNNNNNNNNNNNNNNNNNNNNNNNNNNNNNNNNNNNNNNNNNNNNNNNNNNNNNNNNNNNNNNNNNNNNNNNNNNNNNNNNNNNNNNNNNNNNNNNNNNNNNNNNNNNNNNNNNNNNNNNNNNNNNNNNNNNNNNNNNNNNNNNNNNNNNNNNACCTGCGaatatttgctttttttttcacagaaaaaaaataaacagtGGTCTGTAACGGAAATAGTAAAACAAAAACAATTAAGACATGAGTCGTATCAATGCCAACCTTTTAAATTGAGGAATGTGTAACCATTAAGGTATAACTAGTATTTTTATTAGTAAAAACACtacttttaaaattatattaattttgtcATAATGATATTATAGATTATCGCACaacaaatttataaaatcaaattatttttataaaaagattGTAGGAGACAAAAATTTTTATCGATTAAAAAGACCTAATTATTGTTGGtaataagttggcagataatgtattggtaccctatacttttccttaaaaaatatttttttctctctatgcatataaaaatataattagatattagcatataaaaaaattatattgatagttataaattaactcaaaaatttttttaaacaattgaATCTTGATTCTAATTTTTAATCACAACATTAAtattctctccaaattatatgtaataaatatttgaaggaagagaaataaaaatatagattagaaagataagtagtaaaaatttaaaactaaataaaaaaatatgtatataataataatatttttaatttgaattatattatcttgttaattttactttttgtaaaatagaaaagtaaataaaattagagaatgaaaaaaagagagaaaaagataaataagaagaaTCAGAGAGAAATTTGTTAATTTTGAGAAGAAAAATNAATTTTATTTACTATGTAGTTTGAATTGGATTGAATTTACAGTTTTGtaaactaaaaaatttaaatatacataaaaaatgttaacatcaaattttaaataagctAACTAGTTGCATAATAAATTTGGAACTAGTTGCACTTAGTTGCGGCCTAATAAATAAGGCCATTACTTACCCGATATACAATATTAACGGATATCGGTTCCATACCTTACAGTGGTCGATTGGAAAGAAAACAAATAACACTGGAGTTTGGGTTCGTGAAAATTCAGATGGGGTTTATTTTGATTGGTTtggtgtgttgtgcaacaaaatTGAATTACGATATTTCTGTCGCATTACGTATAAGATGTGCGTGTTTAAATGTAAATGGTATGATCCAAGTTTGCGACAAGGAACACGAAAGCACAAGGACTACGATATCACTGAAGTTAATGTAACCAGGAAACATAGGCACTACGATCCTTTTATACTACCTCAAAATGCACGACAGGCATTCTATTTACCTTTTCTGGTTCATACAAGTCTAGTTGGGTAGTTGTGGTTAAGACTAAGCCAAGAGGCCACATCGAGTCTGATGATAGGATAGAGGGTCGGGAACCTTACCAGATTGAGGATCCAACTCCTTCAAAAACAGTGGTTGATACCAATGAGACAATCAGCCTTAGATTTGCTGTTATGGGTGATGACATCATTGACCTTGGACTAGATGTCGACGCACTTCCACCAGAGGACgacgatcttcaagaagaagacggGATCAATAGTGACGAAGAAGAGGATGACGAGTTCGATGATAATCAGAAAATTTCCTCGAAAgaggagaatggtgatgaaccagagaaagaagatgatgaatctgaTTAGGGTTAATATAAACATAGTTATGTGATATGGATTTGTTTAAGAAACTTTGAGTATTTGTAATATATATTTCAGTGAATGTAAACATAGTTTTGTGAATTTAACATAGTTAGCATTGTTGAAAATTCTTAGAATTTCTTAACCCTTGACCATCCATATTAAATCATTAAGAAAGAAATACTTGAATGCAGAAGCATACCTGAATTCATGAGCATGATTAAAAGAGTTTGGTTCTTTGATCtttctcaaccaaagccttctttATCCCTAATAGGGTTGAATTGCAACTCATCTT from Arachis ipaensis cultivar K30076 chromosome B02, Araip1.1, whole genome shotgun sequence harbors:
- the LOC110262472 gene encoding tubulin-folding cofactor C-like, with protein sequence MGYVSFTQKKYSSNNNNNNNTVTPQEPKQSLPLNRDSPGFRNKFDELLVGDFRGSEVGKFTVSDLNSCEVRIIGCVSTLFIHRLKDSRVYVGPVMSSVLIEDVEGCVFAMASHQIRIHAATRSDFYLKVRSRPIIEDSNGVRFASYCLRYEGIKEDLRGAGLDAETGNWGNVDDFKWLRAVQSPNWLILPENVSVGIVDIFNLENGKKDGTDDDDGMGWDLGWRVKE
- the LOC107627712 gene encoding nucleoplasmin-like protein ANO39, translating into MCVFKCKWYDPSLRQGTRKHKDYDITEVNSSWVVVVKTKPRGHIESDDRIEGREPYQIEDPTPSKTVVDTNETISLRFAVMGDDIIDLGLDVDALPPEDDDLQEEDGINSDEEEDDEFDDNQKISSKEENGDEPEKEDDESD